The Methylocaldum marinum genome includes the window GCCCAGCAGTCTTTGGTCGAATTTCTCGAGATCGGCCCCGATCTGCTCACGGCCGCGGCATCGGCAGACTCGGAGGTGAGCGCTGCGGCAGTCGATTTCGACCGCGAGATGGACGCATGGCTGGCCGGACTGTCCGCGGAGGAGGCTCGTTCGATCCTGAAGCAGTTGCTTCAGGGAAAATCGCAGCGGGCGGAACGGCAGCTCAAGGCACGCTTTTATGCCTGGCAGAGGGAGCGCGCCCCGTGTGCCGCGACATCCGGGAAACGCCGCGCCGTTGCGGAATTGCAGGAGCTGGCAAACGGAGCAGAGGCAGAACGGCTAAAACGGGAAGAGGAAGAACTCGCCCGATTGAAAGCGGAACAGCGCCCGCGGCGGGAAGCCTACCTGGCCACCCTCGCCGCCGACTTCGACCGTTGCTGGCAAGGCATCGATGAGAAGGCGGAACGCGGCGTTGCGTCGTCCTACGAGGAAGCGACCCGCGCCCTGGTCGATCTGGCGGAGGCGTATGTGCTCCACGCAAACCGGGGCGAATTCGACGCACGTCTGAACGGCTTCATGGCGCGCCACGGAAAACGCACGGCACTGGTGCGCCGGCTGAAACAAGCCGGATTGTGGCGGTGAGGAACGACCGATCAAACCGGTTTTTAGCCTTGGTCTACCCAAAGCCCCACGAAATCGAAGGACAGTTGTTTGTGGCGGCGAATGGTCAGCAGGTAAACAGCTTCGTCGATAATCGCGTAGAGGAGCAAATAGTCCTCCATCACATACTCACGGAGGTCGGTGTTTTCGCCGAGGCGGGCCAATTGCGCCTGCAGCTTTTCCAGCTTTGAGAGGGCCTCGACCGATTCCGGGCGGCGAGCCAGGAATGGGCGTCCTATTGTCGGGAATCGCTCCAAATTGGGAATAACCCTCTGGCCGAGTTCGTCTAGGAGACGGTCGTAGTCTTGAGGAAAATCGATTTCGGACCAGAACGCCTCGATAGATTCGAGATTGAACTGGAAGTTTTTGGTGAACTTTACGGTCGTGCGCCGGGTGCTCATCACCGGGCGCGCTATCAGGTTTTTGGCGCGCGGCGTTTCTTCAGCGCATTCAGTGCAGACTTGGCATCCTTCACCTGTCCTGCTTCGATATCGGCCAGGCCTTGGACTGCCTCGTCGAGAGTGAGCAAGTGGATGCGGGCGCGCTCCAGTTGGTGATAGTAGTCCAAGCGTTTGGCATCGATCAGGGCGATGTAGCTTTCGCCGTTCTTGGTAACGATCTTTTCTGCCCCGGCTTTGACTTGTTCGGCTAGCTCGGACAGGTTGGCGCGTGCTTGAGAGAGAGGAATGACATCATTGACCGAGAATGCCATGGCGGCCTCCATTCGCGAGAAATGTACAGAATTCTGTTCATGATACACGCGTTGCAATATTCTAAAAATCATCGTGCCCGAATTCTCCGCTCTTATTAATCAGGCCCTTAAATAGCTCGGCTCAAAATTCAGCTAACTTATTGATCTCGCTAAACCGTGGCGTCGCATATTTAAGGGCCTTCTCAATAAGTTGCCTGTGGCCTTTGCGGTGTTCCAGGCCAATCCCCTCGCCGTCCGCGTGACCGCCGGCACCGGCTCGGAGCGGGCCGAGTTGCGGCGCTTCGTCCAACCGGGTGGGTTTTATGTGTTCGACCGCGGCTATTCCGACTATCGCTTGTTCCAGGATCTGCACGACCATGCGTGCAGTTTTGTCGGCCGGGTCCAGGAGAACGTTGCGTACGAGGTGCGCCGGGAGCGCCCCCTCACCGACACCGATCGGGCAGCAGGCGTCATCCGCGATGTGGACCTGCGCCGTCTGGGCACACCGCATCACACGCGGCGTTTGCCGCAGCCGTTCCGGCTGGTCTGGGTCAGCACCGGCCGCCACCGCGTCGACGGCACGGTCGAGCCCCTCATTCTGGTGACCAACCGCCTGGACCTGGATGCCGAGTTGATTGCCGTGGCCTATCGCGGCCGCTGGACCGTGGAATTGTTCTTTCGTTGGTTGATGAAGTGCGTGTTGAGCTGTCGGCATCTGCTCAGCCAGACCGCCAACGGCGTTATGTTCCAGGTGTATGCCGCCATCATCGCCAGTTTGCTGCTGAGTCTCTGGATCGGCCACGCCCCGACCAAGGCCACCTATGAAATGGTGTGCCATTACCTTAGCGGTTGGGCGACCGAGGAGGAACTCATCACCTATCTGGAACGAATGCGCCACAAAGCCACCTTAAGCAAAAAATGAGCCGAACACTATTGAGTGCTGTGGGGGCTGGAGGCTAAACACCCCCGGCTACCCGATTAGCCGGTTTCAGCATCATTGACTTTCTCTCCCCGCCAAAAAGCGTTCAATGCGTCCCACGCGCGCCTGCTTTCAGGAAGAAGATGAGCGCCAAAGTGCTCTGGATCTTCGCCACCGTTCGCCCACACGTTTTGAACTCCTTCGAGCACGCCAACGGTAGCGAACTCCTTTACCCAGGGCGACCCGTCGATGTGTAGACGTTCAACTGCAAGAGCAACGTGCGGAAAAGGCGAGTCGCCTCCAGCCCGATAGACAGTCAAGAGGTGACCGGCAAATTCGCCTGCTGCAATGTAAAGAACGTCGTTGCCCCACTTGGCGAGATGTGCGGCCCAGAGTGGGCGGAAACTCGGACAAGACTCAATGAGAACTTCCATTGCCTGTGACCATGGTTTTGCTCTATTGTTGGAGGCGTGCTCTCGCCGCTGCTCGCCAACATCCTGTTGGACGACCTCGACAAAGAGCTGGCGCGGCGCGGTCACGCGTTTGCCCGTTACGCGGACGATCTGCTTGTCCTCATCAAGAGCGAGCGCGCCGGTGAACGCGTCAAGACCAGCATCGCCCGGTTTCTCACGGGCAAACTCAAACTCGCGGTCAACGAGCGCACGAGTCGTGTGGTGAGCGTTGAGCACTGCACGTTTCTCGGATTCACCTTCCGCAAGGGCAAGCTGCGCTGGTCCGATGAGGCCTTCGACGACTTCAAACATCGTATCCGTCAACTGACGGGGCGAAGCTGGGGCGTGTCGATGGCCTATCGGCTGGAAAAGCTCGCGATCTACGTGCGCGGATGGATGAACTACTTCGGCATCTCGGACGACTACCGACCCATCCCTGAGATCGATGCCTGGATCAGGCGACGCATCCGCATGTGCTACTGGAAACAGTGGCGCTACGTGCGCACCCAGGTCCGCTATCTTCTCGCGCTGGGAACGAGCAAACGTCAAGCTATTCTGACGGCGCTCAGCAGCAAGAGCTACTGGCACCTCTCGAAGACGCTGGCGACACAGACCGGGATGACGAACGATGGGCTGGCATCGCAAGGCTTGATATCGATTCGAACGCTGTGGATGCGCATCCATGGCTATGCGTGATCGTCGTGTGCTCCGTTCCATGAACCGCCCGGTGCGGACCCGCATGCCGGGTGGTGTGGGGACTGGGGGTTAGAAGCCCCCGGTTACCCGATTGGGCGACATGGCTACACCGTTACTCCAATGAATGCCCACAAACATAGCAGTGCTGGCCTGGCAGCCGAACATCAAACGCCGACCAGCCGCGAATGACTTGCCCGCGACGGCAGTTCACAGCAGGACACCGGATGGAGAAAGCGTAAGCCACGAGCACGATGCCAAACGACAGCGCCAGCGCCCAATGCCACGACAACTCAGAGCCAGGCTCGGCCGTACGAAGGACAACATGCAGGATGATCAGGGCGACCTCGACAGCCAAGAGAGCGATCAGCTTTGCGCGCTTTGTCATGACGCCCAACGCTGTCAGTGAGCTGCGCCAAAGAGCCGGAGCGACGTAGGAGCGTAGGCTGTTAGGCGTCGGCTCCACTGCGAGGTTAGGGGGCTTTTGCTCTAGGAGTCGGTCACTCGCTGAAAATAAATCCGTCCCCATTTTCCCAGTTCTAGTCATATTGGGGTTCCTTCGCCGCCTAAACCTGTGCGGGTTACAAGGTCATGGTCCCCGTCCACACCATAAAAGCAAGCCAAATCAACAGCAAGAGGTAATTGACTCGGACCCAACCCTTTCGGACGGAATCTAGGGCTATAGCTAAGCCGCCACAAATCGGTGTAGCAACAATATAAGACCACAGGAGCATCGCAACCAAATAATCCTGGAATGGCAAGGCGGGAAAAGCGGAAGGCTTAGAGCGATCAATCCCAATTCCGACCACCAACATGCTGATTCCCAGAACCGTAAGTGCGATGTTAATACCACTCAGCCAGTGGCTCCAATCCTTCCGGGCACTCATGGGCGTCCCACATCGGCATGAAAAGCACCATCCGGGTCGGCCCGGACATAGCTACCAGTATTGAATCGATAGACCGGGTTATGTTTCCCAGTGCCAGCGTAAACCGAGACACCGAAAGTGCGCGCCAATTCTACCAGCAGCACCCGATTTTGTCCCACGTTGCAGTGCTGGAGGTGCACAAAACCGCTAGGGGCAAAATTACCGGAGAGAATTGCCAAAGTAGTCCGGAAGTTGGGTAAGCTTGCGGTATTGATCCAGTCGCTGCCGATCTCGATTCCACTCGCATTCCCATGATCGAATATATTGAGTCTCGACATGCGGTTATACCTGATTCGATCATTTGGAGTACAGACACGAGAATAAGTGTAAACTCGGAGTGCCTGCAGGATCTTATTGACCATGCTGTCCACATCTTGCACATAGATTTCACCGACTCGCGTAGCCGAAGCCATCCAACCTACGATATCGGAATCATCTACGACAGTAAATTCCATATCCATCTCGATTACCTCGAAAAATAATTATTAGACATTATCGGAAACTAGCATGGCAGTCTGTCATTGAATAACGAAGAGAACTAAGGGCAAGAGTATAGTATGGTTTCCTACGAAGACGTGAAGCAAAAGCCGAGGACATTGATGGCCATGACCAGTCTGAAGGCCTCCGAGTTTGAGGAACTCTTGGTTTCTTTTGCGGCGACAGGGGACGAAGAAACCGGCAGGAACCTGACTAAAGGAGGGCGTCCGCCGATTATCGCGAGCATGGCCGACCGGCTGCTGTTCATCCTGTTCTATCTGAAGACCTACCCTCTGCAAGAGGTCATCGCGCATCTGTTCGGCATGAGCCAACCCCGGGCCAACTTCACGATCCACCTGTTGAGCAGGGTGCTCAACAAGACACTTGACGCCCGCGGGCACAAGCCCGCCCGGCTCACCGAGGAGATGCTGTCCAGGCTGGAGCAGGAGACGCGGCAGGACTTGGGCATAGACGGGACGGAAAGGCGCATCAACCGCCCCGTCAACGACCTGGGGCAACGCATCCACTACAGCGGTAAAAAAAATGCCACACCGTGAAGAACAACCTTGTCGGCGGCCTGGAGGACAGGCAGGTCAAGTACTTGGGCTCGACCCATGAGGGCAAGAAGCACGACAAGAAGATCTGCGACGAAGAAGGGCCCCGGTTCCCCGACGGCGTCGAGCTGTATCGCGACAGCGGCTTCCAGGGACACGAACTGGCGAATGTCACAGTCCACCAGCCGAAGAAGAGGCCGCGCAACGGCCGGCTTTCGGCCGACGACCAGGAGGCTAACCGGCTCCACTCAAGCATCCGCGTGATCATCGAACACATCATCTCGGGAATCAAGCGGTGCCGCGTCGTCAAAGACGTGTTCAGGAACACCAAGGAAGGCTACGACGATGTCGTCATTGAATTGGCCTGCGGCCTGCACAATTACAGGAGCTACTGCCGAAACCAGAGTTATTGATAGCCGGCCTTTTCCTCTGTTCCGGTTATGAAAGGTGGTTTCCGATAATGTCTATTCAGAACTATTTCATGATCGAATCTGTCACCATCTCTGCTAGTTCTTGCGTGGCTTAGCCGCAGACTTGCCAAGGGTTATAACGCCTAACGTGGCGCTAAGCCGACCGCTGGAGCGTAGCGGAAGCGGGTCAGCTTGAGCGCCATGTTAGGCAAGATGGATTCAGTGAAATGATGGGTTACGCCGTCATTCATTTTACTAAGTTAAATCAGCCATCCCAACCACCAATCCGCAAGAAAAAGAATTGAGAACAGAACCATAATCCATCGCTCATTCTTAAGAAGACCACTTAGCGACCGAATAAATGGGTTTTGATAGCTAATAAAGCTTTCTTGTTCTTTCATCAGTACTTCTCCTTATAGTTCAACCCAGAGTAGGGCACCTCGAAAAACCTCCTTGGTCTGCGCGCGCCCGGTAAAATAGGACCTGTAGCCAATCAGTGTGTTGAGTCCCAGACATGACCAAACCGAAGATGCCAAAGTCTCCGAAGAGCGCGATCAAACCCGATCTGTTTGCGGCCGATTTGCGCAAGCAGAAGATCGACCGGATGGGCGATCCGCTGGTGGCCTTCGAGACCCACATCGACTTTGCGGCGCTTGCCGCGGACGTGGATCAGGCGGCGCCCCGACCGGTCAGCCCGCAAGGCGGTCGTCCGCCGTTTCCCACCGAAACGATGGTGCGCATCCTGTTTCTCAAGCGGGTCAACAATCTCTCGGACGAGCAGATGGAATACCAGTTGCTTGATCGGATGAGTTACCAGCGCTTCTGCGGGCTGATGGACTCGGCCAGCATCCCGGACCGCACCACGATGTGGACCTTCGAGAACCGCATCGGCGAGGTCGGCGCCCAGGCGCTGTTCGACGGCATCGAGCGGCAGTTGCTCAAGCATGGCTACATCGCCCGCGGGGGGCATATCATCGACGCCACCCTGGTGCCTGCGCCAAAGCAGCACTTCAGCAAGGACGATAAGGAGATGCTGAAGGAAGGCGCGATGCCGGCGGACTGGAGCCCGGCCAAGCGGCGGCAAAAAGACCTGGACGCCACCTGGACCAAGAAGCACGGCAAGAGCCACCACGGCTACAAGCTCTCCATCAACGTGGACAAGCGCTACAAGGTTATCCGCAAGATCGAGACCGGCACCGCCGCTACTCATGACAGCCAGCACTTTGAGGCGGTGTTGAACACTAGCAACACCAGCCGGGACGTCTATGCCGACAAGGGCTATCCGAGTGCGGAACGGGAAGCCCAGCTCCAGGAAGCGGGTTATCGCAACCACATCCAGCGCAAGGGCCAGCGCAACCATCCGCTGTCCGAACGGCAGAAACAACGTAATCAACGCATCGCCCGGGTCCGAGCACGGGTCGAGCATCCCTTCGCCGCCATCGCACAAATGGGCGGCAAGTTTATTCGCACCATCGGCCAGGCGAGGGCGAACTTTGCCATGACGATGATGGCGGCCAGCTATAACCTGAAGCGGCTGGTTTACCTGAAACAGGCGGGTGTCGTGGCCTTTTGAGGCCCACCCTCGCCCGAAAGGCCCCCAACGCGGGCGATTCGGGGAAAATGAAAAGTGAAATGGCGACAAGAGCGTGAGGGAGTCGGCTCGTGTGCCCGCCCGGTCAAAAAATTAGAGCCGGGTTTTCATCAAAATTCAGGGTTTTTCGAGGTGCCCACAAATCGTTCCAGGGGACTCCGCTTCGCTACGCCCCTGAACTCGGTCGTTAGCTACTACCGGGGAGATCGGAGTGTTGCGTTTGCTTGCAGTTGTACTGTTCTTCGCGTTTCTCACTGGTTGCGCTTCTAGCGGCCGCGTGACGCAGATGACAGATTCGAAGATTGTTGGAGAGCGAGTTGTTGCCTTGGACGCCCCGAGCGCCCCTTGGGTGATCGAGATACAGAACCATCTTAGGCAGAAGGGCTTCAAAGTCCTGCGCTGGAGTTCCACCACGCGCGTATCGGAACGCACATCTGCAACCCGAACGGAGTCCTACAATCAGGCAGAAGCGCGCTACGTTCTCGTCGTAGATGGGTTTGCTCCCTACGACTGGGCAAACCGGTGCTTCGGTGGCGGATTCAGATTTAGTCACATAAGCACTGACCTGGTCGATACGGCTACCAACGGGACTATCCTTAACGTCAACGGATCAGGCTACTCCGAGAACTGCCCGCCGATGAGCGGCACAATATTCTCCGATATAGCGAATGCTCTGGACGCGGTGTGGGCCAAGTAGCAGCTAACAAGTCAGTAAGCGTCCGCTGGAGGACAGTCTTTTCCTGATGCCGCCGAACAGTTAACCGTCAGGACCTTATACGTTGGCTGGTTTCCAGTTGTGGGGTAGCAGGCTGTCGATCTCCCTCTGCTTGGTGGTGGGTAAACGGGTCAGGACGTCTTTCAGGTAGGCCTCTGGGTTGAGGTCGAGTTCCTTGCAGGTTTGGATGAGGCTGAACACCGTGGCGGCGACCTGGCCGCCCTTGGGCGAGCCGAGGAACAGCCAGTTCTTGCGGCCGATGGTGAGGGGGCGGATCGCCCGCTCACTGCGGTTGTTGTCGATCTCCAGGCGACCGTCTTCGGTATAGCGCTCCAGCGCCGGCCAGTTCTTGAGGGCATAGCCGATGGCCTGGGCAGTGGGGGTCTTGGGCGCCAGCTGGCGCAGCCGGTCTTCGAGCCAGGCCTTGAACTCGGCCAGGATCGGCCGCGCCTGTTCCTGCCGTAGCTTTCGGGTGCCTTCGGCGTCGAGTTGCTGTTCCTTGGCCTCCCGTTCGATGGCGTAGAGCCGGCCGATGTACTCCAA containing:
- a CDS encoding transposase family protein → MKNNLVGGLEDRQVKYLGSTHEGKKHDKKICDEEGPRFPDGVELYRDSGFQGHELANVTVHQPKKRPRNGRLSADDQEANRLHSSIRVIIEHIISGIKRCRVVKDVFRNTKEGYDDVVIELACGLHNYRSYCRNQSY
- a CDS encoding group II intron maturase-specific domain-containing protein, coding for MLSPLLANILLDDLDKELARRGHAFARYADDLLVLIKSERAGERVKTSIARFLTGKLKLAVNERTSRVVSVEHCTFLGFTFRKGKLRWSDEAFDDFKHRIRQLTGRSWGVSMAYRLEKLAIYVRGWMNYFGISDDYRPIPEIDAWIRRRIRMCYWKQWRYVRTQVRYLLALGTSKRQAILTALSSKSYWHLSKTLATQTGMTNDGLASQGLISIRTLWMRIHGYA
- a CDS encoding DUF4347 domain-containing protein, producing MDMEFTVVDDSDIVGWMASATRVGEIYVQDVDSMVNKILQALRVYTYSRVCTPNDRIRYNRMSRLNIFDHGNASGIEIGSDWINTASLPNFRTTLAILSGNFAPSGFVHLQHCNVGQNRVLLVELARTFGVSVYAGTGKHNPVYRFNTGSYVRADPDGAFHADVGRP
- a CDS encoding helix-turn-helix domain-containing protein, with amino-acid sequence MVSYEDVKQKPRTLMAMTSLKASEFEELLVSFAATGDEETGRNLTKGGRPPIIASMADRLLFILFYLKTYPLQEVIAHLFGMSQPRANFTIHLLSRVLNKTLDARGHKPARLTEEMLSRLEQETRQDLGIDGTERRINRPVNDLGQRIHYSGKKNATP
- a CDS encoding IS5 family transposase, translating into MPKSPKSAIKPDLFAADLRKQKIDRMGDPLVAFETHIDFAALAADVDQAAPRPVSPQGGRPPFPTETMVRILFLKRVNNLSDEQMEYQLLDRMSYQRFCGLMDSASIPDRTTMWTFENRIGEVGAQALFDGIERQLLKHGYIARGGHIIDATLVPAPKQHFSKDDKEMLKEGAMPADWSPAKRRQKDLDATWTKKHGKSHHGYKLSINVDKRYKVIRKIETGTAATHDSQHFEAVLNTSNTSRDVYADKGYPSAEREAQLQEAGYRNHIQRKGQRNHPLSERQKQRNQRIARVRARVEHPFAAIAQMGGKFIRTIGQARANFAMTMMAASYNLKRLVYLKQAGVVAF
- a CDS encoding type II toxin-antitoxin system RelE/ParE family toxin yields the protein MSTRRTTVKFTKNFQFNLESIEAFWSEIDFPQDYDRLLDELGQRVIPNLERFPTIGRPFLARRPESVEALSKLEKLQAQLARLGENTDLREYVMEDYLLLYAIIDEAVYLLTIRRHKQLSFDFVGLWVDQG
- a CDS encoding DUF7674 family protein, which gives rise to MEVLIESCPSFRPLWAAHLAKWGNDVLYIAAGEFAGHLLTVYRAGGDSPFPHVALAVERLHIDGSPWVKEFATVGVLEGVQNVWANGGEDPEHFGAHLLPESRRAWDALNAFWRGEKVNDAETG
- a CDS encoding IS4 family transposase translates to MAFAVFQANPLAVRVTAGTGSERAELRRFVQPGGFYVFDRGYSDYRLFQDLHDHACSFVGRVQENVAYEVRRERPLTDTDRAAGVIRDVDLRRLGTPHHTRRLPQPFRLVWVSTGRHRVDGTVEPLILVTNRLDLDAELIAVAYRGRWTVELFFRWLMKCVLSCRHLLSQTANGVMFQVYAAIIASLLLSLWIGHAPTKATYEMVCHYLSGWATEEELITYLERMRHKATLSKK
- a CDS encoding type II toxin-antitoxin system Phd/YefM family antitoxin gives rise to the protein MAFSVNDVIPLSQARANLSELAEQVKAGAEKIVTKNGESYIALIDAKRLDYYHQLERARIHLLTLDEAVQGLADIEAGQVKDAKSALNALKKRRAPKT